One window of Schistocerca cancellata isolate TAMUIC-IGC-003103 chromosome 9, iqSchCanc2.1, whole genome shotgun sequence genomic DNA carries:
- the LOC126100439 gene encoding serine protease inhibitor I/II-like has protein sequence MKAVLSAVAALLFIALATGSAVGADEGAKKVLRIKREDQFCVPNSTFLLDCNECICEIDGLSASCTAMECPDRRRRDVSCKPGTTFKQNCNTCFCGEDGKSVICASIGCSEGNS, from the exons ATGAAGGCGGTATTATCTGCGGTGGCCGCGCTCTTGTTCATCGCCTTGGCGACCGGTAGCGCTGTAGGAGCCGACGAAG GTGCGAAGAAGGTGCTCCGGATAAAACGTGAGGATCAATtctgcgtccccaactcgaccttCCTGCTGGACTGCAACGAGTGTATCTGCGAAATCGACGGTTTGTCGGCGTCCTGTACAGCCATGGAGTGTCCCGACCGTCGCCGCAGGG ATGTTTCGTGTAAGCCGGGAACAACATTCAAACAAAACTGTAACACGTGCTTCTGCGGTGAGGATGGGAAGTCTGTGATCTGTGCCTCCATTGGTTGCTCTGAAGGGAACAGCTAG